AATTGTTCTGTTATTTCTACGGCCTGTTTTATTCCCGTGGCACCTACTGGATGTCCACATGCCTTGAGGCCGCCTGATGTATTTACAGGAATCTTTCCGCCTAAATAGGTCTCTCCTTCTGCTGTGGCCCTGCCTCCATCACCCTTTTTAAAGAATCCAAGGTCCTCTATGGCACAGACCTCGGCAATAGTAAAGCAGTCATGGACCTCGACCAGGTCTATATCATCAGGTGTCATCCCTGCCATCTTGTAAGCACGCTGGCCTGCAACCACGCTGGCATCAAGGGTGGTTATGTCAGCCCGATCATGCAGGGAAATGGTTCCGCTGGCCTGGGCAGTGGCTTTTACATATATTGGTGTATCAGTATATTTTTTGGCAATATCAGCTGAAGCAACCACTACAGCAGCTGCACCGTCTGTTATAGGTGAGCAGTCGAAAATCCTTAGTGGATCTGCTACCATGACAGAGTTCAGGACAGTATCCACAGTTATCTTGTTCCTGAACTGGGCCCTGGAGTTCATGGAACCATTGAAATGATTCTTTACCGAAACCTCTGCAAGTTGTTCTGAAGTGGTGCCGTATTTGTGCATGTGAAGCCTTGCTATCATTGCATATAACCCAGGGAACGTGGCACCGTTAATGCCCTCCCATTCCCTATCTGCTGCAGCTGCCAGAGCATCAGTGGCTATATCCATGCTAACATCTGTCATCTTCTCCACGCCTGCAGCCACCACAATATCTTCATATCCTGAAGCTACAGCCAAGATTGCCTGCCGCAGAGCCAGACCGCCTGAAGCACATGCAGCTTCCACCCTGGTGGCAGGCACGTGCAGTTCACTTGCAAGTCCCACATAATCAGCTATA
The genomic region above belongs to Methanosarcinales archaeon and contains:
- a CDS encoding thiolase domain-containing protein, whose amino-acid sequence is MRDVAIIGASYTRFGELWDRSLRDLIVEAGVAAIEDSHIQGEEIDSIYVGNMSGGRFIEQEHVGSLIADYVGLASELHVPATRVEAACASGGLALRQAILAVASGYEDIVVAAGVEKMTDVSMDIATDALAAAADREWEGINGATFPGLYAMIARLHMHKYGTTSEQLAEVSVKNHFNGSMNSRAQFRNKITVDTVLNSVMVADPLRIFDCSPITDGAAAVVVASADIAKKYTDTPIYVKATAQASGTISLHDRADITTLDASVVAGQRAYKMAGMTPDDIDLVEVHDCFTIAEVCAIEDLGFFKKGDGGRATAEGETYLGGKIPVNTSGGLKACGHPVGATGIKQAVEITEQLRGTAGKRQVDGANICMTHNVGGSGGTAAVHIFSRDR